One Citrobacter amalonaticus genomic window carries:
- a CDS encoding MFS transporter produces the protein MKTRKIGLVNYFAYGSGDFLGAGTTALTAAWLLYFYTTFCGLSPIEATFIFAAARVLDAVVSPLMGFLTDNFGSTWLGKRFGRRKFFILLGIPCVFSYSLMWVGDMGFWYYLLTYLLFDIVYTMILVPYETLVPEMTDDFKQKTKFSGARIGMAQMSAILASFLPGILLTAFGKHNPISFFYASLVFSVLCALMLTFVWFFTWERPREEWTEAALRAEEEKKSLTFSQSMNRLFVELSSTLRIKIFRQHLGMYLGGYIAQDVFNAVFTYYVVFVLMQEASMASNLLGTMAIFQFIAVIAMIPLCIRFGPAPSYRMVVVLFGLSSLSYAVLYYAGLSDVYSLLLLVSAVAGLGRGGINYVPWNTYTYIADVDEVITGQRREGIFAGIMTLTRKASQAGAVMLVGIVMQMSGFVSGQSTQPEAVSHTILLILSCGTLLVLACGFLVSLRFKLNLQTHSTLREETVKMRESGRAMPESITPQARATVEMLAGLPYESLWGNNNIGYLNRNKPAAPSLKQAAILNSTYHRG, from the coding sequence ATGAAAACACGTAAAATTGGATTGGTGAATTATTTCGCCTATGGCTCAGGCGATTTTCTGGGTGCAGGCACCACGGCGCTTACGGCGGCCTGGCTGCTCTATTTCTATACGACTTTCTGCGGGCTTTCTCCTATCGAAGCGACCTTCATCTTTGCGGCTGCAAGGGTGCTTGATGCTGTCGTCAGTCCGCTGATGGGCTTTTTGACCGATAACTTCGGTTCCACTTGGCTCGGTAAGCGCTTCGGTCGGCGTAAGTTCTTTATCTTGCTGGGGATCCCATGCGTATTCAGCTACTCATTGATGTGGGTAGGGGATATGGGTTTCTGGTATTACCTGCTGACCTATCTGCTGTTTGATATCGTCTATACCATGATTCTGGTGCCTTACGAGACGCTGGTGCCGGAGATGACCGATGATTTCAAACAGAAAACCAAGTTTTCCGGCGCGCGTATCGGTATGGCGCAAATGTCCGCCATTCTGGCCTCTTTCCTGCCCGGCATTTTGTTGACCGCCTTCGGCAAACACAACCCGATCTCGTTTTTTTATGCCAGCCTGGTGTTTTCGGTGCTGTGCGCGCTGATGCTGACCTTTGTCTGGTTCTTTACCTGGGAACGCCCGCGTGAAGAGTGGACGGAAGCGGCGCTGCGTGCGGAAGAAGAGAAAAAGAGCCTGACGTTCAGTCAGAGCATGAACCGCCTGTTCGTCGAGTTGAGTTCCACACTACGGATTAAGATTTTCCGTCAACATCTGGGGATGTATCTCGGCGGTTACATCGCGCAGGACGTGTTCAACGCCGTCTTCACCTACTATGTGGTGTTTGTCCTGATGCAGGAAGCGTCAATGGCGTCGAATTTGCTCGGTACGATGGCGATTTTCCAGTTCATTGCGGTTATCGCCATGATCCCGCTGTGCATCCGTTTTGGGCCCGCGCCGTCCTATCGGATGGTCGTGGTGTTGTTCGGTCTGAGCTCGCTCTCTTACGCGGTGCTTTACTACGCCGGATTGAGCGACGTTTACTCTCTGTTGCTGCTGGTTTCTGCGGTGGCGGGGCTGGGTCGCGGCGGTATCAACTACGTTCCGTGGAACACCTACACCTACATTGCGGATGTGGATGAAGTCATCACCGGTCAGCGCCGCGAAGGGATCTTCGCCGGGATCATGACCCTGACGCGTAAAGCGTCACAGGCAGGGGCGGTGATGCTGGTTGGGATTGTCATGCAAATGTCGGGCTTTGTTTCAGGGCAGAGCACGCAGCCCGAAGCGGTCAGCCATACCATTCTGTTGATTCTCAGCTGCGGTACGCTGCTGGTGCTGGCCTGCGGTTTCCTGGTCTCCCTTCGCTTCAAACTGAATTTGCAGACCCACAGCACGCTGCGTGAAGAGACGGTGAAAATGCGCGAATCCGGTCGCGCAATGCCGGAAAGTATTACCCCGCAGGCACGCGCCACCGTCGAGATGCTTGCCGGACTGCCGTATGAATCACTTTGGGGTAACAACAACATTGGTTACCTGAATCGTAATAAACCTGCGGCTCCTTCGCTGAAGCAGGCTGCAATATTGAATTCGACTTACCACAGAGGGTAA
- the flhE gene encoding flagellar protein FlhE, protein MRKLLWLLLFPLAVQAAGEGAWQASSIGITLNHRGVSASSSPLSSSQPVSGLMTLVAWRYELNGPTPAGLRVRLCSQSRCVEIEGQSGTTQAFNNVPAVEPLRFIWEVPGGGRLIPALKVQSNQVIVNYR, encoded by the coding sequence ATGCGCAAACTGCTTTGGCTGTTACTCTTCCCGCTGGCGGTACAGGCTGCCGGGGAAGGGGCGTGGCAGGCCAGTAGTATCGGCATAACCCTGAATCATCGCGGTGTGTCGGCCTCGTCGTCACCGCTTTCATCCAGCCAGCCCGTCTCTGGCCTGATGACGCTGGTCGCCTGGCGATATGAGTTGAATGGCCCGACGCCTGCCGGTTTACGCGTGCGCTTATGCTCACAATCCCGCTGTGTAGAGATAGAAGGGCAGAGCGGCACCACGCAGGCATTTAACAACGTGCCCGCCGTTGAACCGCTGCGCTTCATCTGGGAAGTCCCCGGCGGCGGTCGTTTAATTCCTGCATTAAAAGTTCAGAGCAATCAGGTGATTGTGAACTATCGTTAA
- the flhA gene encoding flagellar biosynthesis protein FlhA: MANLVAMLRLPNNMKSTQWQILAGPILILLILSMMVLPLPAFILDLLFTFNIALSIMVLLVAMFTQRTLEFAAFPTILLFTTLLRLALNVASTRIILMEGHTGAAAAGKVVEAFGHFLVGGNFAIGIVVFVILVIINFMVITKGAGRIAEVGARFVLDGMPGKQMAIDADLNAGLIGEDEAKKRRSEVTQEADFYGSMDGASKFVRGDAIAGILIMVINVVGGLLVGVLQHGMTMGHAAESYTLLTIGDGLVAQIPALVISTAAGVIVTRVSTDQDVGEQMVGQLFSNPSVMLLSAAVLGLLGLVPGMPNLVFLMFTAALLGLAWWIRGREQKAPVEPQPTKVPENNSVVEATWNDVQLEDSLGMEVGYRLIPMVDFQQDGELLGRIRSIRKKFAQDMGFLPPVVHIRDNMDLQPAHYRILMKGVEIGSGDAYPGRWLAINPGTAAGTLPGEQTVDPAFGLDAIWIESALKEQAQIQGFTVVEASTVVATHLNHLIGQYAAELFGRQEAQQLLDRVSQEMPKLTEDLVPGVVTLTTLHKVLQNLLDEKVPIRDMRTILETLAEHAPLQSDPHELTAVVRVALGRAITQQWFPGNHEVSVIGLDTALERLLLQALQGGGGLEPGLADRLLAQTQEALSRQEMLGAPPVLLVNHALRPLLSRFLRRSLPQLVVLSNMELSDNRNIRMTATIGGK; encoded by the coding sequence ATGGCTAATCTGGTTGCGATGCTGCGCCTGCCCAACAACATGAAATCCACGCAGTGGCAGATCCTTGCCGGGCCAATCCTCATCCTGTTAATCCTGTCGATGATGGTCCTGCCGTTGCCGGCGTTCATCCTCGACCTGTTGTTTACCTTTAATATCGCGCTGTCGATTATGGTACTGCTGGTGGCGATGTTCACCCAGCGCACGCTGGAGTTTGCCGCGTTTCCGACCATTCTGCTGTTCACCACGCTGTTGCGTCTGGCGCTGAACGTGGCTTCCACTCGTATCATTCTGATGGAAGGGCACACCGGCGCGGCGGCGGCGGGGAAGGTTGTTGAAGCGTTTGGCCACTTCCTGGTTGGCGGTAACTTTGCTATCGGTATCGTGGTGTTCGTTATTCTCGTCATCATCAACTTTATGGTCATCACTAAAGGTGCCGGGCGTATCGCTGAAGTGGGCGCGCGCTTCGTCCTCGACGGGATGCCGGGTAAGCAGATGGCGATTGATGCTGACCTTAATGCCGGGCTTATCGGTGAAGATGAGGCGAAAAAGCGTCGTTCTGAAGTGACTCAGGAAGCCGACTTCTACGGCTCGATGGACGGTGCGAGTAAGTTCGTTCGTGGCGACGCCATCGCCGGTATTCTGATTATGGTGATTAACGTCGTGGGCGGTCTGCTGGTGGGCGTGCTGCAACACGGGATGACCATGGGGCACGCAGCGGAAAGCTATACCCTGTTGACCATCGGTGATGGTCTGGTGGCACAGATCCCGGCGCTGGTGATTTCAACTGCGGCGGGTGTGATCGTTACCCGAGTCAGTACCGATCAGGATGTCGGCGAGCAGATGGTCGGGCAGTTGTTCAGCAACCCCAGCGTGATGTTGCTCAGCGCCGCCGTGCTGGGGCTGCTGGGCCTGGTGCCGGGCATGCCAAACCTCGTCTTCCTGATGTTTACCGCTGCGCTGCTGGGACTGGCCTGGTGGATCCGGGGACGTGAACAGAAGGCGCCTGTCGAGCCACAACCGACTAAAGTTCCGGAAAACAACTCGGTGGTGGAAGCCACCTGGAACGATGTGCAACTGGAAGACTCTCTCGGCATGGAAGTGGGCTATCGTCTGATCCCGATGGTCGATTTTCAGCAGGACGGCGAACTGCTGGGCCGTATCCGCAGTATCCGTAAAAAGTTCGCCCAGGACATGGGCTTTCTGCCGCCGGTGGTGCACATCCGCGACAATATGGATCTGCAACCCGCGCATTACCGCATCCTGATGAAAGGGGTGGAGATTGGCAGCGGCGACGCCTATCCGGGGCGTTGGCTGGCGATCAACCCTGGCACGGCGGCGGGCACATTACCGGGCGAGCAGACGGTTGACCCGGCATTTGGTCTGGACGCGATCTGGATTGAAAGTGCCTTAAAAGAGCAGGCGCAGATTCAGGGCTTTACCGTGGTGGAGGCCAGTACCGTGGTTGCCACCCATCTGAACCACCTGATTGGTCAGTATGCGGCGGAGCTGTTCGGTCGCCAGGAGGCGCAGCAACTGCTGGATCGCGTATCGCAGGAGATGCCGAAGCTGACCGAAGATTTAGTGCCGGGCGTGGTGACCCTGACCACGCTGCATAAAGTGTTGCAGAACCTGCTGGATGAAAAAGTGCCAATTCGCGATATGCGCACCATTCTGGAAACGCTGGCGGAACATGCGCCGTTGCAGAGCGATCCGCATGAGCTCACGGCGGTGGTCCGCGTGGCGCTGGGGCGCGCTATCACCCAGCAGTGGTTCCCGGGTAATCATGAAGTCAGCGTGATTGGCCTCGACACCGCGCTCGAACGTCTGCTGCTGCAGGCACTCCAGGGCGGAGGTGGACTGGAGCCGGGACTTGCCGATCGGCTGCTGGCGCAAACTCAGGAGGCGCTGTCCCGCCAGGAGATGCTGGGTGCGCCGCCGGTGCTGCTGGTTAACCATGCGTTGCGGCCATTGCTGTCGCGCTTCCTGCGCCGCAGCCTGCCGCAACTGGTGGTGCTGTCGAATATGGAACTGTCCGATAACCGTAACATCCGCATGACGGCAACCATTGGAGGTAAATAA
- the flhB gene encoding flagellar biosynthesis protein FlhB, with translation MADESESDDKTEAPTPYRLEKAREEGQIPRSRELTSLLILLVGVCIIWIGGESLARRLSGMLSAGLRFDHSMVNDPNLILGQIILLIKEAMIALLPLITGVVVVALISPVLLGGLVFSGKSLQPKFSKLNPLPGIKRMFSAQTGAELLKAILKSTLVGSVTAMYLWHNWPEMMRLMAESPRTAMGNALDLVGLCALLVVLGVIPMVGFDVIFQIMSHLKKLRMSRQDIRDEFKQNEGDPHVKGRIRQMQRQAASRRMMSDVPNADVIVTNPTHYSVALQYDENKMSAPKVVAKGAGLVALRIREIGAENKIPTLEAPPLARALYRHAEIGQQIPGQLYAAVAEVLAWVWQLKRWRLAGGERPPQPANLPVPEALDFMNEKTTDG, from the coding sequence GTGGCGGACGAAAGCGAGAGCGACGACAAAACAGAAGCCCCCACACCCTACCGACTTGAAAAAGCGCGGGAAGAGGGGCAGATCCCCCGTTCCAGAGAACTGACGTCACTGCTAATTTTGCTGGTGGGCGTCTGCATTATCTGGATTGGCGGCGAGTCGCTGGCCAGACGGTTATCGGGCATGCTGTCGGCAGGACTGCGTTTTGACCATAGCATGGTCAATGATCCCAACCTGATTCTCGGGCAAATCATTCTGCTGATTAAAGAAGCGATGATCGCGCTGCTGCCACTGATCACCGGCGTCGTCGTGGTGGCGCTGATCTCGCCGGTTCTGCTAGGCGGTCTGGTCTTCAGCGGTAAATCGCTACAACCCAAATTTTCCAAGCTCAATCCGCTGCCTGGCATCAAACGCATGTTTTCCGCGCAGACCGGCGCGGAATTGTTGAAAGCCATCCTGAAATCCACGCTGGTGGGTAGCGTGACGGCGATGTATCTGTGGCATAACTGGCCGGAGATGATGCGTCTGATGGCGGAGTCTCCGCGCACGGCGATGGGCAATGCGCTGGATCTCGTTGGGCTGTGTGCGCTGCTGGTGGTGCTGGGAGTGATCCCGATGGTCGGATTTGACGTGATTTTCCAGATCATGAGCCATCTGAAAAAATTGCGCATGTCACGCCAGGATATCCGTGACGAATTTAAACAGAACGAAGGCGACCCTCATGTGAAGGGGCGTATCCGGCAGATGCAGCGCCAGGCGGCGAGTCGACGCATGATGAGTGATGTCCCCAATGCCGATGTCATCGTCACCAACCCGACTCACTATTCGGTGGCGCTGCAATACGACGAGAACAAGATGAGCGCGCCGAAAGTGGTAGCGAAAGGGGCCGGACTCGTGGCCCTGCGCATTCGTGAGATCGGCGCCGAGAACAAAATTCCCACGCTCGAAGCGCCGCCGCTGGCGCGTGCGCTTTATCGCCATGCTGAGATTGGTCAGCAGATCCCCGGACAACTGTACGCCGCCGTCGCGGAAGTGCTGGCCTGGGTGTGGCAGCTTAAACGCTGGCGACTCGCCGGTGGGGAACGTCCACCACAACCTGCAAATCTTCCAGTGCCTGAAGCCCTGGATTTTATGAACGAGAAGACTACCGATGGCTAA